In a genomic window of Coprococcus eutactus:
- a CDS encoding Y-family DNA polymerase — protein MTADLTSDKKRTYIAIDLKSFFASVECVERGLDPLTTNLVVADASRTEKTICLAVSPSLKAYGISGRARLFEVVQRLKEVNASRCTIAPNGVFTGDSTDSVMLTTHPELAVSYIAAPPRMAYYMKYSTMIYNIYLKYVAPEDMHVYSIDEVFMDVTDYLGIYHKTPYELAMTIIQDVLSQTGITATAGIGTNMYLCKIAMDVEAKHIAPDKDGVRIAILDEQSYRRKLWDHRPITDFWRVGRGYAKKLEEHGMYTMGDIARCSIGREDEYYNEDLLYRLFGINAELLIDHAWGWEPCTIADIKSYKPERNSMGSGQVLSCPYEYDKARLIVREMTDLLVLELVDKKVKTDQIVITVGYDIDNLKKNDQGKRYSGVVQTDRYGRRIPKNAHGTVNLGEYTSSTRRIMDAVTGLFEEIVDPKLYVRRVYVTANNLISDDEAEDRQGYRQMSLFEDFGDEAENRQRELADEAREKDMQQAMIEIKKKFGKNAILKGMNLEEGGTTISRNGQIGGHRA, from the coding sequence ATGACGGCAGATTTGACCAGTGATAAAAAAAGGACATATATAGCCATAGACCTCAAGTCCTTCTTTGCGTCAGTTGAGTGTGTAGAGCGTGGATTGGATCCCCTCACAACGAATCTGGTGGTGGCTGATGCGTCGAGGACAGAGAAGACTATCTGTCTTGCGGTGTCCCCCTCGCTTAAGGCGTACGGAATATCTGGAAGAGCCAGATTGTTTGAGGTAGTCCAGCGGCTTAAGGAGGTAAATGCCAGCAGGTGCACTATTGCTCCGAATGGGGTGTTTACTGGGGATAGCACGGATTCGGTTATGCTGACAACGCATCCGGAACTTGCGGTTTCATATATAGCAGCACCGCCAAGGATGGCGTACTACATGAAATACAGTACGATGATCTACAACATATATCTGAAGTATGTTGCGCCTGAGGACATGCATGTGTATTCCATAGATGAGGTGTTTATGGACGTCACGGATTATCTTGGAATATATCACAAGACACCATACGAACTTGCCATGACGATCATACAGGATGTACTCAGCCAGACTGGAATAACAGCCACAGCGGGAATAGGTACAAATATGTATCTGTGCAAGATAGCGATGGACGTTGAGGCGAAACACATAGCCCCGGACAAAGATGGTGTCAGGATAGCGATTCTCGATGAACAAAGCTACAGGAGAAAACTCTGGGATCACAGACCCATTACGGATTTTTGGAGAGTCGGAAGAGGATATGCGAAGAAGCTTGAGGAACATGGTATGTATACCATGGGAGATATTGCAAGGTGTTCCATAGGACGTGAGGATGAATATTACAATGAAGATCTTCTATACAGACTGTTTGGCATAAATGCGGAACTCCTCATAGATCATGCGTGGGGCTGGGAACCTTGTACGATTGCGGATATCAAGTCCTATAAACCAGAGCGCAACAGTATGGGTTCGGGGCAGGTTTTGTCGTGTCCGTATGAATATGATAAGGCCAGGCTTATCGTCAGGGAGATGACAGATCTGTTGGTGCTTGAGCTTGTGGACAAGAAGGTCAAGACAGATCAGATTGTCATTACAGTCGGTTACGACATAGACAATCTGAAAAAGAATGATCAAGGAAAGAGATATTCCGGAGTAGTACAGACTGACAGATATGGCAGACGGATTCCAAAGAATGCACATGGTACGGTGAACCTGGGTGAGTATACATCGTCAACCCGCAGGATAATGGACGCGGTAACCGGATTGTTTGAGGAGATAGTTGATCCGAAGCTTTACGTGAGGAGAGTGTATGTCACTGCAAATAATCTGATATCAGATGATGAAGCGGAGGACAGACAGGGATACAGACAGATGAGCCTGTTTGAAGATTTTGGAGATGAAGCTGAGAACAGACAGAGGGAACTTGCGGACGAGGCACGTGAGAAGGATATGCAGCAGGCGATGATAGAGATAAAGAAGAAGTTCGGTAAGAATGCCATACTCAAGGGTATGAATCTTGAGGAGGGCGGAACCACGATCTCCCGAAATGGACAGATAGGCGGACATCGTGCATGA
- a CDS encoding glycerophosphodiester phosphodiesterase, with translation MKRNKKSFEGYRANKNERPLTIAHRGASALAEHENTLESFQIAIDIGADMVEFDVRKTSDDVLIVFHDSAIDGKKVRDLTYNRINDITRRLGYRVPKLVEVLDLCQGKIHLDIELKESGYERPVVNLVKERYGYNEFSIKSFKDKVSYKVKSIDPRITTGLLIGKDKAGLSVRLNEYFPARRLKRCKADFVSPHYLLCTREFVRRMKREGYPVFVWTVNNEKIMDRMIALRVDGIISDRPDLLMKHIH, from the coding sequence ATGAAAAGAAATAAAAAATCATTTGAGGGCTATAGAGCAAATAAAAATGAGAGACCACTCACCATAGCACACCGCGGAGCCAGTGCGCTGGCAGAGCATGAAAATACCCTGGAGTCGTTTCAGATTGCCATAGATATTGGAGCAGATATGGTAGAATTTGATGTGAGAAAGACAAGTGATGATGTTCTCATTGTCTTTCATGATTCGGCTATAGATGGCAAGAAAGTCAGAGATCTCACATATAACAGGATAAATGATATAACCAGACGGTTGGGCTACAGAGTTCCGAAACTGGTGGAGGTCCTTGATCTCTGCCAGGGAAAGATACATTTGGATATTGAACTCAAAGAGAGTGGTTACGAGAGACCTGTAGTGAACCTGGTGAAAGAGCGATATGGGTATAATGAATTTTCCATCAAATCATTTAAGGATAAGGTTTCATATAAAGTGAAATCCATAGATCCAAGGATAACCACGGGGCTGTTAATTGGCAAGGATAAGGCTGGATTAAGTGTGCGGCTTAATGAATACTTTCCAGCGAGAAGACTAAAGAGGTGTAAGGCTGATTTTGTATCACCACATTACCTTCTGTGTACCAGAGAGTTTGTGCGGAGAATGAAGAGGGAAGGGTATCCTGTGTTTGTGTGGACCGTGAACAACGAGAAAATTATGGATAGGATGATAGCACTGCGCGTAGATGGGATAATATCTGACAGACCAGATCTCCTTATGAAACATATCCATTGA
- a CDS encoding EAL domain-containing protein, whose product MNKVLYFDYAAFIVFALILISVVMKRLTRGKMSRQFLIVLIVALVATSFDIGAIAYDNIGERHTFAQYFFHTGYLVFHVLSAALYTIYVISMVDAIHIFRGRVKSVILALPTLLCVLLLIVNLFYPTVFSIGTDGEYARERFMVFLYITSFIYMIIGFIVVMKYRRRLSRKCLISVIMIFPLVVVAAFKQVLVPEVPVEMFANSIGLLFVALLIQSPEQMISNATGLNNITRYMEDVDNVLDNGLNIGIIMISLVNDKALRGMIGVVEYHKLLRCVSDKLVAMGQSKRYNTEWYYLGNGMFRCIMDYKVADQAERFAANINSELKKGYTYNGMLINLLANICITRCPEDIDNVDAVMRFGTELSDWEYTGQIMYARDIYKKENYDLIKNLDVIIDSAFVDGRFEVYYQPIYSLSAKRYNSAEALLRLYDEKYGYVRPDIFIPAAEKSGMIHKIGKFVLEEVCKFIVSDKFKELGLDYIEVNLSVIQCMSSELADDVREIMNRYNVSSEQLNLEITETAAAYAQTTMMNNIEELNDDGIAFSLDDFGTGYSNMKRIASMPFAIVKLDKTFTEMNENDKMLKVVKNTISMVRDMNLRILVEGVETLESFKEFKALGVDYIQGYYFSKPLPMEKFVSEVKRVNMD is encoded by the coding sequence ATGAACAAGGTACTGTATTTTGATTATGCTGCGTTTATTGTATTTGCACTTATTCTGATATCAGTCGTCATGAAAAGACTGACCAGAGGAAAGATGAGCAGGCAATTTCTTATAGTGCTGATCGTGGCGTTGGTTGCAACCTCTTTTGATATAGGTGCTATTGCATACGATAATATTGGTGAAAGACATACATTTGCTCAGTATTTTTTCCATACGGGATATCTTGTATTTCATGTGCTCTCGGCTGCTTTATATACAATATACGTTATAAGTATGGTTGATGCCATACATATATTCAGGGGCAGAGTAAAGTCTGTTATTCTGGCACTTCCGACTTTGTTATGTGTGTTACTTCTGATAGTGAATCTGTTTTATCCAACGGTATTCTCTATTGGAACTGATGGTGAGTATGCAAGAGAGCGGTTCATGGTCTTTCTTTATATCACATCGTTCATATACATGATCATAGGGTTTATAGTTGTCATGAAATACAGAAGAAGGCTATCTAGAAAGTGCCTGATATCTGTTATCATGATCTTCCCATTGGTGGTTGTTGCAGCATTCAAGCAGGTGCTCGTACCTGAGGTTCCAGTAGAGATGTTTGCCAATTCTATAGGATTATTGTTTGTTGCACTGTTAATACAGAGCCCTGAACAGATGATAAGCAACGCAACAGGTCTGAACAACATAACCAGATATATGGAGGATGTCGACAATGTTCTTGACAATGGACTTAATATAGGCATCATCATGATATCGCTTGTGAATGACAAGGCGCTTAGGGGGATGATCGGTGTTGTGGAATATCACAAGCTGCTCAGATGTGTTTCAGACAAGCTGGTTGCCATGGGACAGTCAAAAAGATACAACACAGAATGGTATTATCTTGGCAATGGCATGTTTAGATGCATAATGGATTATAAGGTGGCTGATCAGGCGGAGAGGTTTGCAGCCAACATAAACTCTGAGCTGAAAAAGGGATACACATACAATGGAATGTTGATAAACCTTCTTGCAAATATCTGTATTACCAGGTGTCCGGAGGATATAGACAATGTGGATGCTGTTATGAGATTTGGTACAGAACTCTCTGACTGGGAATATACAGGACAGATCATGTATGCAAGGGATATATACAAAAAAGAAAATTATGATCTGATCAAGAACCTTGATGTGATAATAGACAGTGCTTTCGTAGACGGAAGATTTGAAGTTTATTATCAGCCTATCTATTCATTAAGCGCTAAGAGATATAACAGTGCTGAGGCATTGCTCAGGTTGTACGATGAAAAATATGGTTATGTAAGACCAGATATATTTATTCCGGCAGCTGAAAAGAGCGGTATGATACATAAGATAGGTAAGTTTGTGTTGGAAGAGGTGTGTAAGTTTATAGTCAGCGATAAGTTTAAAGAACTTGGACTTGATTATATAGAAGTGAATCTGTCGGTGATACAGTGCATGAGCAGTGAACTTGCAGACGATGTCAGGGAGATAATGAACAGATATAATGTGAGCTCAGAGCAGCTCAACCTTGAGATCACGGAGACAGCCGCTGCGTATGCCCAGACTACTATGATGAACAATATCGAAGAACTTAACGACGATGGAATAGCGTTTTCACTGGACGATTTTGGAACAGGGTACTCCAATATGAAGAGGATTGCGTCAATGCCATTTGCGATAGTTAAGCTGGATAAGACATTTACAGAGATGAACGAGAATGACAAGATGCTCAAAGTAGTGAAGAACACTATATCAATGGTGAGAGATATGAATTTGAGGATCCTTGTAGAGGGCGTTGAGACTCTCGAGTCGTTCAAGGAATTTAAGGCGTTGGGTGTTGATTACATTCAGGGGTATTATTTTTCAAAACCATTGCCTATGGAGAAGTTTGTCAGTGAGGTAAAGCGTGTCAATATGGATTGA
- a CDS encoding AAA family ATPase, translating to MVDIRRTDAEKNGNISNVVIDEIEKVVKGKRDVITKVYAAILAGGHILLDDIPGVGKTTLAMAFAKALDMKYNRVQFTPDVLPSDIMGFSMYNAKTGDFEYREGAAFCNLFLADEINRTSPKSQSALLEIMEEKCVTVDAVTRQLPEPFTVIATQNPIGSSGTQMLPESQLDRFMIRLSMGYPSHDAAVQILKGQEFVPINGVNLVVSREELVELQKKTNSLSVHDSIFDYIVTLIEKTRNNEYFALGASPRGANSLLRMSRAMALLSGRNYVVPDDIEAVFTAVLGHRVKLSSRARANGFTVDTALEEVRKSVKLPRT from the coding sequence ATGGTTGACATAAGAAGGACGGATGCTGAAAAAAACGGCAACATCAGCAACGTAGTTATAGATGAGATAGAGAAGGTGGTCAAGGGCAAGAGAGATGTCATAACAAAGGTATACGCTGCGATACTAGCTGGTGGGCATATATTGCTCGATGATATCCCTGGTGTCGGAAAGACCACACTTGCAATGGCATTTGCGAAAGCTTTGGATATGAAATATAACCGTGTACAGTTTACCCCGGATGTCCTTCCTAGTGATATCATGGGTTTCTCGATGTACAATGCCAAGACAGGTGATTTTGAATACAGGGAGGGCGCAGCATTCTGCAATCTATTTTTGGCAGATGAGATCAACAGAACATCACCAAAGAGTCAATCGGCACTTCTTGAGATCATGGAGGAGAAATGTGTCACTGTAGATGCAGTCACAAGACAGCTCCCTGAACCGTTCACTGTCATAGCGACGCAGAATCCCATTGGATCATCAGGCACTCAGATGCTGCCGGAATCCCAGCTGGATAGATTTATGATACGACTTTCCATGGGATATCCATCCCATGATGCTGCGGTACAGATACTGAAAGGACAGGAGTTTGTCCCTATAAACGGTGTGAATTTGGTAGTGTCCAGGGAGGAACTGGTGGAGCTTCAGAAGAAGACGAACAGTTTGAGTGTCCATGACTCTATATTTGACTATATAGTCACATTGATAGAGAAAACTAGAAACAATGAGTATTTTGCCTTGGGTGCAAGTCCTCGAGGCGCAAATTCGCTGCTCAGAATGAGCCGGGCGATGGCGTTATTGTCAGGAAGGAATTATGTTGTACCTGATGATATTGAGGCGGTGTTCACGGCTGTTCTGGGGCATAGGGTTAAACTGTCTTCCAGAGCTAGGGCGAATGGATTCACGGTTGATACGGCACTGGAGGAAGTAAGGAAGTCGGTGAAGCTTCCGAGAACATAA
- a CDS encoding DUF58 domain-containing protein: protein MMHVTNVVRYILVFIVNLLLLLFLHSYFNMVVLVVLIVLPFCSVFAAFMAARYMTVEISGGIGDTETDEPFPVNIILGNRSVFPVMNVDIDIHMENCLFGISGDHRLSVPSYVRAANVVSYEISESFVGVLTVSVKRIYVTDWLGFIRIKKTSDAVKEIEVFPGGEIEVEPDMTTLAGGMSEAEETRHKGNDFSEVVDIREYQPGDKLQNIHWKLSAGRDELMVKERESMSSDLIIICVELSDDEKHVLNDILKAAYGLGKYLLLAGVPFSMYYWSVNRDDMIETVIENNGDMHEWMEGVFYEIPYPEYRLGFDMMQKLLDSDRKIFTVTAADDIDGEQVFTYGDCVKGYISE from the coding sequence ATGATGCATGTAACGAATGTTGTCAGATACATTCTTGTATTTATTGTGAATCTGCTGCTCCTTCTTTTTTTGCACTCATACTTCAATATGGTGGTATTGGTCGTACTCATTGTGCTGCCATTTTGTTCTGTATTTGCAGCATTTATGGCGGCAAGGTATATGACGGTGGAGATCAGTGGAGGTATTGGTGATACGGAGACCGATGAACCTTTTCCTGTGAATATCATACTCGGCAACAGATCAGTATTTCCAGTAATGAATGTTGATATCGATATACATATGGAGAATTGTCTGTTTGGTATATCCGGGGATCACAGACTGAGCGTGCCATCGTATGTAAGAGCAGCAAATGTGGTGAGTTATGAGATTTCTGAGTCTTTTGTCGGAGTGCTTACGGTGTCTGTAAAACGGATATATGTGACGGATTGGCTTGGGTTTATCAGGATAAAGAAAACCAGTGATGCGGTAAAGGAGATAGAGGTTTTTCCTGGTGGTGAGATAGAGGTGGAACCTGATATGACAACGCTTGCAGGAGGCATGAGTGAGGCGGAGGAGACAAGGCACAAGGGAAATGATTTCTCAGAGGTCGTTGATATTCGGGAATATCAGCCCGGAGATAAGCTCCAGAACATACACTGGAAGCTCTCGGCAGGACGTGATGAGCTGATGGTTAAGGAGAGGGAGAGCATGTCATCTGATTTGATTATCATCTGTGTGGAATTGTCCGATGATGAAAAACACGTTCTCAATGATATACTGAAGGCAGCATATGGACTTGGGAAATATCTGCTGTTGGCGGGGGTGCCGTTTTCAATGTATTACTGGAGCGTTAACCGGGATGACATGATAGAGACAGTCATTGAAAACAATGGAGATATGCATGAGTGGATGGAAGGGGTGTTCTACGAGATCCCGTATCCGGAATACCGACTTGGATTTGATATGATGCAGAAGTTGTTAGACTCTGACCGGAAAATATTTACCGTCACTGCGGCGGACGATATAGATGGTGAACAGGTATTTACATATGGAGACTGCGTGAAAGGATATATAAGTGAGTAG
- a CDS encoding transglutaminase-like domain-containing protein has translation MSRRKPDGRHLEKKRKNKKEENIFEFCLGTTLLNKPEITRRKLGKHTGSLKELKGMADSHGILSKCVLEVLVVWGAMVGFLTSIECAYNVPLIFAAYAMMALFFSWIFKTGKTWIRDLWYVAFLVLFIGFVVVFRKYINSGFYAMINEFLDHVTDYYGASEVKVFQEAVENRKVTVPIAAIAIGTIQIVILNIFLNNSMSVLWAVAFTLPVYIAPLFFRLEPDILPMIMGITGMTGVICLKGNRHFRIIDADDTFKSEPKKRWLVYRHSDRASLQMIAEIGVLCVIVFVVMTVVKPVDRYFYRYRDSSIKKKIEAPLGNLIMYGFESLRNTANTGGLASGRLGGVSDVTFDGETDLVVRFTPYSADRIYLKAFVGDEYEWDHWNRDRDGTYPSADMTGGVPVGRMDISNEDGMNDLLYYPYYTGYDTALGKVLINFNSADAEQTDSYDAESRTLTVQYSPDVQSEPETSNVDEKYLQIPEINQPVVAEFCENAGIKDADSVDERIQKVYSYFWDNYPYTLHPGATPAREDYVNYFLQTTRKGLCANYATAGTLILRYMGIPSRYVEGYVIDYSDVVEAEILDSTDFSYDDYYNGDSELGRTAVVQVNVTDGAAHAWIEAFIDGRWQVVELTPPSSEDEDENTQDFWSRLGNWLAGGDDGDQTGAGGTNAVSFSLDRYMWILYVIACVVIAFIAGWTGIIVFRKIVRVRSYHSGDIGENIVAYYRYMCDYARMAESDFLRAGNHREQLGIFMKESEGFDIDGLAEKIEAVSYDRSAAAAGDSDTPSVHMQTGQTDVTDGMLKQLQDIMKAYRRTVPVMRRIYLFVKI, from the coding sequence GTGAGTAGGAGAAAACCAGATGGCAGGCATTTAGAGAAAAAAAGAAAAAATAAAAAAGAAGAAAATATCTTTGAGTTTTGTCTTGGCACCACACTGCTCAACAAACCTGAGATAACGAGGCGGAAGCTTGGAAAGCATACGGGAAGTCTGAAGGAATTAAAGGGCATGGCTGACAGCCACGGAATATTGTCAAAATGTGTTCTTGAGGTGCTTGTGGTGTGGGGAGCCATGGTGGGTTTTCTCACGTCAATAGAGTGTGCGTACAATGTCCCCTTGATATTTGCAGCATATGCCATGATGGCTTTGTTTTTCAGCTGGATATTCAAGACGGGAAAGACGTGGATAAGGGATCTGTGGTATGTTGCGTTTCTGGTATTGTTCATCGGGTTTGTGGTGGTGTTCAGAAAATACATAAACAGTGGTTTTTATGCCATGATAAATGAATTTCTGGACCATGTGACGGACTATTATGGTGCATCCGAGGTGAAGGTGTTCCAGGAGGCTGTCGAAAACAGGAAGGTCACAGTTCCGATAGCGGCGATAGCGATCGGAACAATACAGATAGTAATACTGAACATATTCCTTAACAACAGTATGAGTGTCCTGTGGGCAGTGGCATTTACATTGCCTGTGTATATAGCTCCGCTGTTTTTCAGACTTGAACCGGATATCCTTCCAATGATCATGGGAATAACCGGAATGACTGGCGTTATCTGTCTGAAGGGTAACAGGCATTTCAGGATAATAGATGCGGACGACACTTTTAAAAGCGAGCCCAAGAAGAGGTGGCTGGTATACAGACACAGCGACAGGGCATCCCTACAGATGATAGCCGAGATCGGCGTGCTGTGTGTGATAGTATTTGTGGTGATGACCGTTGTCAAGCCGGTTGACAGGTATTTTTACAGATACAGGGATAGCTCCATCAAGAAAAAGATAGAGGCTCCACTTGGAAACCTTATAATGTATGGTTTTGAGTCACTGAGAAATACGGCTAATACGGGAGGCCTTGCGAGCGGCAGACTGGGAGGAGTTTCCGATGTAACATTCGATGGAGAAACGGATCTTGTGGTAAGATTCACACCATATAGTGCAGACCGTATATACCTGAAAGCATTTGTCGGTGATGAATACGAATGGGATCACTGGAATAGGGACAGGGATGGAACATATCCATCTGCGGATATGACAGGCGGTGTTCCGGTTGGAAGGATGGATATAAGCAACGAAGACGGAATGAACGATCTGCTATATTATCCGTATTACACAGGTTATGATACGGCACTTGGGAAAGTTCTCATCAATTTCAATTCAGCTGATGCAGAACAGACAGACAGCTATGATGCAGAGAGTAGGACTCTCACGGTGCAGTACAGTCCGGACGTTCAGTCTGAGCCGGAAACGTCAAATGTAGATGAAAAGTATCTTCAGATACCAGAGATCAATCAGCCTGTGGTAGCGGAATTCTGCGAGAATGCAGGAATAAAAGATGCAGATAGTGTGGATGAGCGTATACAGAAGGTGTATAGTTACTTTTGGGACAATTACCCATATACACTCCATCCTGGGGCTACGCCGGCAAGGGAGGACTATGTGAACTATTTCCTCCAAACAACCAGGAAAGGCCTTTGTGCCAACTATGCCACGGCGGGAACTCTGATACTTAGATATATGGGTATTCCATCTAGGTATGTTGAGGGATATGTCATAGATTACTCGGATGTTGTTGAGGCCGAGATTCTTGATTCCACCGATTTCAGCTACGATGATTATTATAATGGAGACTCAGAGCTTGGGCGTACGGCTGTGGTTCAAGTGAACGTAACCGATGGTGCAGCCCATGCCTGGATAGAGGCATTTATAGATGGCAGGTGGCAGGTGGTTGAACTTACACCTCCGTCAAGTGAGGACGAGGATGAAAATACTCAGGATTTCTGGAGCAGACTCGGCAACTGGCTGGCAGGCGGGGATGACGGAGACCAGACTGGGGCTGGAGGTACGAACGCGGTGTCGTTTTCACTTGATAGATACATGTGGATATTATATGTGATCGCATGCGTGGTCATAGCTTTCATCGCAGGCTGGACAGGTATTATCGTATTCAGGAAAATAGTTCGGGTGCGGAGTTATCACAGTGGTGATATTGGAGAAAATATAGTTGCATATTACAGATATATGTGCGATTATGCAAGAATGGCGGAGTCGGATTTCCTGCGAGCGGGAAATCATAGAGAACAGCTTGGCATATTTATGAAAGAATCTGAAGGGTTTGACATAGATGGCCTTGCGGAAAAAATAGAAGCTGTATCATATGATCGCTCAGCGGCAGCTGCAGGAGATAGTGATACACCATCTGTACATATGCAGACTGGGCAGACCGATGTTACTGATGGTATGTTGAAACAGCTTCAGGATATTATGAAGGCATACCGGAGAACGGTTCCGGTCATGAGAAGAATTTACTTGTTTGTAAAGATATAG
- a CDS encoding 5'-methylthioadenosine/adenosylhomocysteine nucleosidase, giving the protein MLGIIGAMDEEVARLKEMISGLHIVQRAGMEFYKGQISEKDVVVVKCGVGKVNAAMCTQSMIDLFSVDAIINTGIAGSLDADIDIGDIVIATDTVEHDMDVAALGYAPGIIPDTETSVFKTDTELLETAQASVEAAKLDVKVFTGRVVSGDQFISSREKKKWLVSEFGGRCAEMEGASIGHVAVLNRVPYLVVRAISDKADDSAEMDYPTFAARAIDNSVRLMTEIINRFDS; this is encoded by the coding sequence ATGCTTGGAATTATAGGAGCAATGGATGAGGAAGTTGCAAGACTTAAGGAGATGATATCTGGTCTTCATATTGTACAGAGGGCTGGAATGGAATTTTACAAAGGACAGATCAGTGAGAAGGATGTGGTTGTTGTTAAGTGTGGCGTGGGCAAGGTAAATGCAGCCATGTGTACACAGTCGATGATAGACCTGTTTTCCGTGGATGCCATCATCAATACTGGAATTGCCGGTTCGCTGGACGCAGATATAGATATCGGAGATATAGTCATTGCCACAGATACAGTTGAGCACGATATGGATGTGGCAGCACTTGGATATGCGCCGGGCATCATACCGGACACGGAGACCAGCGTGTTTAAGACTGATACTGAGCTCCTTGAGACTGCACAGGCATCGGTTGAGGCTGCAAAGCTGGATGTGAAGGTATTCACGGGACGCGTTGTCAGCGGAGACCAGTTCATATCAAGCAGGGAGAAGAAGAAATGGCTTGTATCGGAGTTCGGCGGTAGATGTGCCGAGATGGAGGGCGCGTCAATAGGTCACGTTGCAGTGTTAAACAGAGTCCCATATCTCGTAGTCAGAGCCATATCGGACAAAGCGGATGACAGCGCCGAGATGGATTATCCGACATTTGCTGCCAGGGCGATAGACAACAGTGTCAGACTTATGACAGAGATTATAAATAGATTTGATTCATAG
- a CDS encoding S-ribosylhomocysteine lyase has protein sequence MDKIASFQINHLLLNPGIYVSRKDMAGDQVLTTFDIRMTKPNYEPVMNTAEIHAIEHLGATYLRNNEEYKDKVIYFGPMGCRTGFYLILSGDYESKDIVELMISMFEFIRHYHDPIPGANPRECGNYLDMNLNMANYLAEKFLSQVLYNIDDSRLHYPEG, from the coding sequence ATGGATAAAATAGCAAGTTTTCAGATAAATCATCTTCTTTTAAATCCGGGCATATACGTGTCCAGAAAGGATATGGCAGGTGATCAGGTCCTTACAACATTTGACATAAGGATGACAAAGCCGAATTATGAGCCGGTCATGAACACAGCGGAGATTCATGCCATAGAGCATCTGGGAGCCACATACCTCAGAAATAACGAAGAGTATAAGGACAAGGTTATATATTTTGGACCTATGGGCTGTCGTACGGGATTTTATCTCATACTTTCCGGTGACTATGAGTCAAAGGATATAGTTGAGCTTATGATATCGATGTTTGAGTTCATAAGACATTATCACGATCCTATCCCAGGGGCAAATCCAAGGGAGTGTGGAAACTATCTCGATATGAATCTCAATATGGCAAACTACCTTGCAGAGAAGTTCCTGTCACAGGTTTTGTATAATATTGACGATAGCAGGTTGCATTATCCGGAAGGTTAA